From one Geoalkalibacter halelectricus genomic stretch:
- a CDS encoding alpha/beta fold hydrolase → MKARINGVQIGYDDFGKGPAVLFIHGYPLNRKMWRRQIEPLVNDGFRVILTDLSGFGESELREDAEDLHTHADDLVGLLNYLGVGRAVVCGISMGGYVLFDLLDRYPQRVAGACFVVTRPVGDDVQERVKRAELRRALENGETDRVREAFLRVLLTPTGRKKARSTDMREVCEWVRTADPRSMAAGLKAIGGRKDYTSLIKKLSLPTLVVGAELDQVIHPLHSELLARHLPNCFRAVSLKGGHLVNLEKFQAFNGHLLEFLRTLVPRSRDLSEPVEQPS, encoded by the coding sequence ATGAAGGCAAGAATCAATGGTGTGCAGATCGGCTATGATGACTTCGGCAAGGGACCGGCGGTGCTGTTTATTCATGGCTACCCCCTGAACCGCAAAATGTGGCGGCGTCAAATCGAGCCTTTGGTCAATGATGGCTTTCGCGTAATTCTCACGGATCTGAGCGGATTTGGCGAAAGTGAATTGCGCGAGGACGCCGAAGACCTGCACACCCATGCCGACGACCTGGTCGGTTTGCTTAATTATCTCGGGGTCGGCCGTGCGGTGGTGTGCGGCATTTCCATGGGCGGTTACGTCCTGTTCGATTTGCTGGATCGTTATCCGCAGCGGGTGGCGGGGGCGTGTTTCGTGGTGACGCGGCCGGTGGGCGATGACGTTCAAGAGCGGGTTAAGCGCGCCGAATTGCGCCGCGCCCTCGAAAATGGCGAAACCGACCGGGTGCGGGAAGCCTTTCTGCGGGTGCTGCTGACGCCCACGGGGCGCAAGAAAGCACGTTCAACGGATATGCGCGAGGTTTGCGAATGGGTGCGCACTGCCGACCCGCGCAGCATGGCCGCCGGACTCAAGGCCATTGGCGGGCGCAAGGACTACACGTCGCTGATCAAGAAACTCTCCCTGCCGACCTTGGTGGTGGGCGCTGAACTCGATCAGGTTATTCATCCCCTGCATTCCGAATTGCTGGCGCGGCATTTGCCGAACTGTTTTCGGGCCGTGAGCCTCAAGGGGGGGCATCTTGTCAATCTGGAGAAATTTCAGGCTTTCAATGGCCATCTACTGGAGTTCCTGCGGACTCTGGTACCGCGCTCCCGCGATCTTTCCGAACCGGTTGAGCAACCCTCCTGA